In Neoarius graeffei isolate fNeoGra1 chromosome 9, fNeoGra1.pri, whole genome shotgun sequence, one genomic interval encodes:
- the LOC132891129 gene encoding uncharacterized protein LOC132891129 — protein MNLTLMSPPPPPSPVRQPSLSSSSSHSGQAHHMDTQLLSPPQPLPIHPPLRQPSSSSRNPSEQVDDQLSPPLPIYPPARQPSLSSGLERYLVSTLEEIKDRLSALERTVTMLARSGSNKHAKLPDNLELPLQNFQDLNGLEEKLEDSPYQKELTAYLGTIGGATVQATTRRVLATVFGHSLAMTINWNGCNDKRAFRDLKLKRVVVDAVRRGSMDSPPAAQIEDEVKVWFRNARDRAGGRRQRYIRVAAQDV, from the exons ATGAACCTGACTCTTATGAGCCCACCCCCACCACCTTCACCAGTGAGGCAGCCATCATTGTCCTCAT CAAGTTCACACTCAGGCCAAGCCCATCACATGGACACCCAGCTGTTGAGCCCACCTCAACCCCTCCCAATTCACCCCCCTTTGAGGCAGCCATCATCATCCTCAA GAAATCCATCTGAACAAGTGGACGACCAACTTAGTCCACCCCTCCCTATTTACCCACCTGCAAGGCAGCCATCATTATCCTCAG GCCTTGAGAGATATTTGGTCTCTACGCTGGAGGAGATTAAGGATAGGCTGTCTGCATTGGAGCGGACGGTGACAATGTTGGCCAGATCAGGCAGCAACAAACACGCAAAGCTGCCAGACAACTTGGAGCTACCTCTCCAGAACTTCCAGGACCTCAATGGACTGGAGGAAAAACTGGAGGACAGCCCCTACCAAAAAGAATTG ACTGCTTATCTGGGGACAATTGGTGGTGCCACTGTCCAGGCCACAACCAGGAGGGTCCTGGCCACCGTTTTCGGCCATTCATTGGCCATGACCATCAATTGGAATGGGTGCAATGACAAAAGGGCATTCCGGGACCTAAAATTAAAGAGGGTAGTTGTAG ATGCTgttaggagaggctcaatggactCCCCACCAGCAGCACAGATTGAGGACGAGGTGAAGGTGTGGTTCCGGAATGCCCGAGATAGGGCGGGTGGCCGTAGGCAGCGGTACATTCGAGTTGCAGCACAGGacgtttaa